Below is a genomic region from Argiope bruennichi chromosome 3, qqArgBrue1.1, whole genome shotgun sequence.
TTATATgatctttagaaattttaaaataaactaaaatgtcagCAAAACCCAACACAAAAATGGTTTTAAGAAAACAggttcattttcaatttaaatcctTCACATTAGATATcattcaagttaaaaataaaagcaatgctttctataaaaaaatttttattcacaacaTTTTATATACATCATTATTTACATaacagtgaaaaattaaaaataaatctgaggaTCACTTTGTTTCATCAGCCCATTTTTTGATGGCAGGGAGTAAATTCTTTCCAAGTTCTTCATCCTAGAAAAAAGTacagatatatattataacaatagAGATACTCACATCTATGAGTTTGAGacaaattatgagaaaaattaattagtttgaaGACATTAGCCacaatctctattaataataaagaacaatacTTCTTTATTGGAGCCCTATACATTATACAGTTTGACCTAGAATAtcaaatttgaaggaaatataatttgAGCATGAGAATGTGAACCTGGGAGggattattacaattttttcattgaataataataataataaaaaaaaaaaaatcaagattttggtgtttttctgcaataatcagcaaaaacaataatacattaaacaataatttttgcattaaaatttaaaaaaaaaaaaaattatctctacaTGATACTAGCTCAGCAGttgcacaatttttttctgaaaattttacaattttttttttttttttgtgtgtactGTTTAACAATACATACTAACGTTGTAAAGGAGTTCAAGAAACAAGCGACACTAAAACTCGGCTTAATTTTCatcagtgggcttgtccatgacaagtgccattaagCAACAAAACAAGGAGTTCAAACCTTTTTCATTGTTCCaccaaataattaattcatatgatttttcctattgttgaaagttaaggaagaaagattctgctaATTAGCTATACAGTTAACATGAggtatcaaaaagtaaaatttcattactgCAAAAAAGAATGTGCAATTCAAAGTAGAATATTCGGCAGACATGCTTTTAAAGGTACTATGATGTCATAGGACTCGATTTCATTAAGAAGGTTCATGGGCATAATGGACAGGAGAgatataaaggaattaaaataacatgaactTTATTGTCTGTTACAATTTATCAAACACTGTCAATGTTATTGAAGAACCAGCTAATCACTAAATGTGGTTCATAATACACAAAGATAATATTCTTGTTTTTAGAAGATAGGCATTAtcaaaaaactaaagaaattaattaactatgaaattaatatgaggaattaaaaagtgaaattgcaTTACTGCATTGCacattgtgtaattttaaataaatttcctgcAATATCATGCTTTTAATGGCTCTATGATGCCATATGACTTGATTCCATTAGGAAGATTCATatgcacaataaataaaacaaatgtaacaTGATTAAAATACACTGCTCTATATCTATCACAATCTGatgtttagatataaaatttatacaacagttcataattaaaaaaaaaggttaacagATATTGAGAATAGAAGTCTTCACTTTCAAGTACAGAATTAATACAACAAAGTGTTAGCTGACTAATGTTTAAAGAGTACTATCACAAATTATACAAGCATATATTTCTCCTAAGACTTAGAACTTCCTCCTTTacatccaatttttaaattaaaacagggAAGTTCCTAAAGGAATCAAAgagaactatttaaaataaaggtCCACTTAACATGgctttgatatattaatattgattttcagTCCTTTCAACTACATGGTAGCTCATATgttaaaaacctttaaaataaaaaacaaaaacaaaatacagtttaaaataaatacatactggtttaaagaaacaaaaactattttacaaaaataaacattgcaTCATGgcaatttacaaagaaaattaatataatagaaatttttaacaactatgaggaaaacttattttaaatatgattttttatttttcaaatatgggGGGGGGAAAGTTCTGATGATTTCAAGTTAAATGAACTATATTTAGGTTCCTATTTAACAGGGTTAACTATCAGAGAatcatgtttaaatgaaattaaaaataaaccttaaatATATGCTTTACCTGATATCCCCAGGACACGCAAATACTCTTTGTATCATCCTCTCCAACATCTACTTTGATAAGTACAGAAGCCACAGTAATAGAACAGTCAGGAGCCAACTGAACAACACGGTTTTCTAGCatactgaaacaaaacaaaaagtattaacattttgtttttaatacaaatattttaaaattctagatacTGCATTAATAAATTCCTTATGATAAAAATGCAAAGATAGTCTTTTTGATGTTCTTCAAAGCAGAGAAATATGCTCTTCTTTTCTTCTATATACAGCAAAGGCGCTGAGATactctcatttttaaatattatatgtaaaaaaaatatcagagtaaagaaaagctataaaaaataaatctgctaCTGTAAAATATACCCAATATGGCTGCTGCAGTGACAGGattgaaaactgattttaaaaaacaatatttttcttataatctgCTGTAAAGTCAACTGTTATGGTTTATAAGTACTTTAAGTATCAATGACAGAACATTATTAATACAGAAAATCAAAGTATTTAGTGAATTTATATTGCTtgtttatacaataaaatttcttattacatGTTACTGTGGATCATTGCttttcataatcaaaataaattaaataaaatatgtgtatataattaatgattaaaaaataaagattaaaagatcaattttttttaaatgtataaaccAGAATTAGCTTCTTCTTAACATGAATATCAATAATTATGTTCAACATAAAAATAGTCCTTAATTTTGCtcaaatacatattaatattacAGATGAcacaaaatggaatttatatgACATTGATATTCGACTGTTCTGTGATAAAATACAacacagggggaaaaaaaaaaaaaaaaaaactgatgtaaaGAATATGTacccttttatttttgaaaagataacaTCTGTCAGTCTAGAGGCAGGAGCTCCTGAAGGATCATCAATGAATATTGTAGAAGTAAAACGTATTTGATGAGGCACTAAACCCAATTCAGACATTGCATCATCTGGTTCCATTAAACGGATCTTCtgctcaaaaaataaagaaaaaaaattttaaatgacaaaaattgcatattaaatgatgaaaaaatctgatataatcattttaaaaaattcaatataacaaaaaaaaagtcagaaatgaaaaacaatttttaaaaataaataaataaacacagcTTACATTGTTATTCATGACCAGCATCCCATGAAGAATATTCTTCCTTTTTGTCACACTACTTGTTCCTGTAAGAAAAGGATATTAATcttgaaaagtttatatattttatcaatgcaGAGTAAATAATAACTCATACATTTAAAATTGAGCATAAACACAATTTTGATTAAACATATAAAGtatttgttttgtagttaatCCAAATGGCAAATACAAATGTTAATTGTATTGcatttatattacaattattacattaaattaataattcattgtgatataattaattataaactgtattacaaagtattaaataaaattcaattacaattaaattaaattgaaatacaaattattaataaaaattttaaaaaaatgatgatcaTAGAATATTAATAACAGCCATTATTTTCTCTCCATATTTATCAAGCTTAtgcattcaaaatatgaatttacatatatttactttaaacatCTTTATTATCGTTATTGACAATTGCTTTTCAGTAGCAttagaattttgcaatttttatctgttttacaaTTTCCCTTTCAAGAAATAGGCCACACATGTAGTattacttttcttataaaatgtgtCGACTAAATGTGAATGAGAGGAAGAATTGATATTTGCAAATTTAGATACAGTGattttacttcatatattttgaaacaatacaaTATTTCTAAGTAAACAAAGTAAACCATACATAATCCTGTTGAAAGATGGAACTGAATCCCCTAGtactttttgaaactaaaatgaaatgaaattgtgtatctttataaaagataaattgaaaCTTCTGTACCTCCTTCCTGGAAGAGTTGTTTCTTCACCAGACTAAGAGATGTATCCACAGGCACAGAGACAGGAGTGGTAAATGAGACTGTCTCTCCATTGGCAGGCATGAAGCATTCTTTGCctataaatagtgaaaaaaaatattgggagTAAATTCACTATGGTGCAAGAACTGTATAAATGATTTAAGTGCAGGCTTGCTTGTGCTTTGGTGCAATGAAACGCAACAAGAGCAAATGCATTGTGAtggatttgaaaattatattggtCACATTCAATACATCAGCACGAATTGATTCAACTGTATACAATTATATAACagctaaacaaaaatataaatattttcatatccatATGAAAACTCTTTAGGCAGAATGAAAACTATCTTTTAGTTATCAGATTAATCtgctttcagaaatttatatgaCAACTCTAAAAGTTTGCATAAAATTCATTATGTAAAAAAACAGACTGATCATGAGAATTAAGAAAACTTTCAATCTCAGTCGAGAAAAGATAGAGAAAAtcttgatttcattcaaaatttaagaaattcatttctcactatataaaaatattattaatatgaaaataattaattggatattaaagaacatttttaaaattcaacatctTATTAAGAAGTTTATCAATACTAAATTAGCACAAGAAATTAAAACCcatatattattcattcatttcattaactcaaataaacataacaaaagaaatagcactattcatgttaaattaaaattctagacCACTGccaatttttataactaaatatgaTATACCAAgttcttgattaatttttttcttgagaaaTTCCATTTTGGAGGCTTCACCATGCACCAACAGAACTTTAGAAGGTTCACAGTGTTGAATTAATTGCATGATTCCCTTAGCATCTGCATGGGCACTGAAGGACATGTACTGAACAGACATTTTCACTTCTAcctataaaagaacattttttagtattaattcaaaaatagaaataatatagcAATACTTTaggtaaaggaaaaaatattttaatacatatttttatatttattaagtgaCCAGATGTGAATTAATTGGGACAAAGTCCAAATTTTTTGACTCAACATcatggaatgaaaatatatattgcatttgtattagatttttaaaaaagttaatttcattgaacttaaaaaaaaaattagtttctgaaaaattcttccaaaatttaacCTAGgtgaataatgtaaattttattttacaattcttttgaACAGTAAGTTCGGTATGGAGGATTATGATGACATTAGTAACAATAACATAACAGATGCCAAAACTAAATGTGACAGTATTGATTTATAATTTGCAGTCTCCCCTTTCCTCTCTAATGGCAAATTTAGGTATTTTGTGACCTATTCAATGCACATTTTGAGACTTTTCTTAAATTAAGTTTCCTATTTTCAAACTaacattttccattaaaatgttagttatatattatagtaaattatttatttcagtaacttatttattaatcttaactAGCAATTATGCAACATctatatttgtacaaaattaaatttaactagaTCTTGATGTAAATATGTTTTGACTAACTATTGTCCTCTATCCCACAGCCCAAATATTCCAGACTGCAATCTATTACTACTCCCCCACTTTCAAGCATCTACAACATCTTGGgttgaaattccaaaattttggcCACTTTAAATATACAGGATTTACCTAATTGAAATAGGCTTCCATttcaacagtaaataaaaataattatgtttgtatAATAACAGTGAGATAGATGTTCTGGCCATCTTTCAGATTACACATTTGCTTTCCAAAATCAACACATGATAGATTTATGACTTTTGGTATTGAAAAGTATATTGTTCACAATTCTAATTTGAGTGCTTAATGAACTTATgttttcagaaagaattaaaacatcaatttttgtGCTGGAATACAAATTTCTAAACtgacttgaatatattttatcataaattgaaaaaaacttgtcaaaactctctagttttgaaattttactattttttgcatTAGTAAATATTTAGTAAACGACTTCTTATTAAAAGTTTACACAATCATtatctacaaataaaaatcaaaaacagaaagatcaatcttttttattttaaaatatacttttttaggTATTACATATGAAATaggtactaaaaataatttttcttatctccAACAAATTCCCTGTTAAGATTTAACTCCCTTTTATGATTCAATCAAGAATATTATGACAAAACCAATAATTTCACCATCAATCTTCAGTGCTCTTTAATAATAAGGTAACAATCATAACATTATATCTGCAGTTAATTTGGAATTAAAGTAGATatcataaaagtatatattttttaaaaatgaaatcaacttACAATCTgtctattttcaaattcaattttctttgcaCCACTGATGACTTTGTGTCCAACAGTTCCTGCTACACAATATCCAGGCATAATcaactgaaataaatatgaaaaacacaATATACTACATGCAAAACAATATccattttgaattcaataattaattataattagattaataatcataattttttacaacagtttttttaatttaaactacaatggaaaaataaaaattttaaaactaaattaaaaaacattttatttaaaaaaaatagaaatcataaattttgaaaagaataaataaaattttaaaaaataggcaaggaaaaaaaaaaaaaaaaaaaaaaacaatattcacaAACCATGTTATTTTCATTAGGAgcccattttctaaaaatttggacTGAAAGTCCTGAATGCAACATTCCAGGAGTAGCGAAAACAACCATTGGACCAGGGTTGTCTACATAAGCACGATCAAATGgctgggaaaagaaaaaaagttaaaatataacaaaaattgaatgcaattgttctaatcttgaattataaatatgcattaattttatttttgatttaattaaaaatattatattactgtaattactttttatttttgctttcattcatCACAAacttaaactaaaaatttgaaataacaacaGAATGTGAATACCTTTATGTGTTTGAAGTCAAACATATTTCGATGAACAAAAGTCTGCTTTATTTTCTGATTGGTCCAAGTGATAAACATCTTGTAAAAAGTTGTTgcctttaaagtaaaaataagcatacatttcaattttagatctgtgcaaatttttataatgaagaatCATTTGAATTACATAATTTGCTACCTTTTCAGTGAGACCAACagcaaaataaattggaattttcagATTCATCCTTTCCCAGTATGTCTCCAAAAGAATGCACATTTCTTGTGCTCGACCCAATGCAAAGACAGGAATTAACACCTGAAAAATGAATGTGCATGATAAGTCAGCTTAAATAAGGAACAAAATGTAAAGACAAtgtcagaaaaattttatgacaatttcaTCATGAAGATAagcatggaaatttatttattttcaatataatgcaATACATATTGTCAAGCCAGAAGATGGTATTTTGAATGCAGAAAACAAATGGACAAaaatgttgtcatttttttttttttaaatttccaagcCTTCTTATACATCAGAtactatttaaaaagtaaacacaaATATTTCTAAGAAGAATTTGCTGTTAAAGTATAGGATATTTAGCTTTCAATTGATCCTTGATAGAATGGCTTGCATTTTAAAATAGGATAACATATAAAGGtccatattcaatgaaaaatggcAAATTGTTAGACAAAGTAAAAACTAATACTGCAACATTTCTTGAAATGCCACCCATAAAATTTGTCTGATTATAAAATGGTTTGAGATtgaacaaacattaaaatatataattttcaatacctttattattctgcatttaatataaagaaactgaatttaaatatatccctctaaaaatgctttaatattgcattttgacAGCAAAGAAATaacgataataaaaaatataatttaaaagtcaacAAGTATTAAATTAGACAAAACTTATCTCCTTTGTAGATTTTTGTGAcaatcaacatttattattttgttttataactgcttttaaatattatgcaacCATATAACTTTCATAACTTATAATATTAATgatggtttaaataaaattctgcagGCATTAATTTTTGGCACTTTAAATACGTGTCAAATCAAGCACTTTTATAAgaatcaataattcattttataaaactttggtCAGCTTGAGAATATTTGCAaagaatataaaaactatatacgtaaaaaactttttactaatttttaaatcaaaaagatcAAATCAAACAACTGTTGAAAACAAaccaaattcaaatttgaaaattcttgaagTAAAATTGTTGACAAAAGTACATTAAGTCAGATAATACTTAAGGATGGTGCATATTAtaagacaatatatatatttacatatatttaaatgcaagaacatatttttttaaagctaagaaTTATGTTTTACCTTTCCTCCTTTCTCTACACAATCATGGACTTTTGTCAAGAAATCTCTTTCTCTACAACGTTTTGAGTCCCTGATGGTAGTGGCATAAGTGGACTCAGTTATCAACAAGTCAGGTCTGCATTTGTCAATCCATGCTGCTCCTAAATGACGATCTGGAGTAGTGTTGAAATCTCcctaaaatgaatgaataataaaaagaacacatttgtaataaaataactttttctttagtGTAAAAGTAAAATGATCAAATAAAGTAACTTTATTTTTGGTCATCTTTTGgcaaacattttattgttaatctgCACTGGAAaactaaattttcagaaatatttcaataattatgatcaattttattttattatttatgataaattatattattgatatttttgataaatttcataagtgtttttttaaaataaataagatgtttataAAACAATTACACACAAATAGCAGAaaaattgaatagtttttttcatttatcttttatgttaatattttaattgacacttgaatggaaataataatatgtaagcCTGTAAATTAATTCATCACTTAATGAGTTAAAATATTCTTCtgctttaatatttcattccttcttaatatttcatatttaatatttcaataaaaaaattcttgaagcaTAGTATTTTTCACTAATATCTTCATATAtgtatcattcatttaaaaaaattagaaagcattcatttacaaaataaaaatatttcctcaaaataAGGTGAAACACATCAGGAGCagattttaaatatcaatcaaaatctattaaaagaaaacattaattgatAGGAGTTTATTATTCTCCATTTTTGTTAATCCTATTTAGTTTTGGTTTGAAAAACATAAGACGATTCagcaatttctataaattattttgttgtttacttCCTAAAGCAAATTATAATAGACTGAGACTATAATAGCTGACTTATAATAgacctttgaaataaaaattaaaaaaaattaagggcaAATATAGCTTGAAGCAAAACACAACTCACTGTATAGACAACTGACTGAGATCCTACTTTAATCAGAAACATGGCAGCTCCTAACACATGACCAGCATAATAagctttaatttctaattcatcatctacctatttgaaatataaatgtactttaataataaatgaattaatatgagaaatgaaattattaactaaaattaacaaataaaacaaaatgcacTTAATATGTTAACAAGctatgaaaaatagaataatttaccTGTACTGTCTCATGCAAACCAACTGTTGTCACTTTTTTCATACAGTCTTTTACCATAGTAGACGTGAAAAAATTTGTCTCACCTTTTTTATCAACTGTAATTCTCCTATAATCTTCctaaaataaaagataagtaaatatgatttaaaataaaccaatatgatttaaaataaattcttaaaaattaatacacaaaaGCATTTCaccaatttaatgaaataaatcaacaATTACTTAAAATCCCATTTGAACATGAcaagcatattaaaataaagtgttatagaaaaaaaaattaaattataatattacata
It encodes:
- the LOC129963146 gene encoding integrator complex subunit 11-like, whose amino-acid sequence is MSQIKVTPLGAGQDVGRSCILLTIGGKNVMLDCGMHMGFNDDRRFPDFSFIAQGNLNQHLSCVIISHFHLDHCGALPYMTEMVGYNGPIYMTMPTKAICPILLEDYRRITVDKKGETNFFTSTMVKDCMKKVTTVGLHETVQVDDELEIKAYYAGHVLGAAMFLIKVGSQSVVYTGDFNTTPDRHLGAAWIDKCRPDLLITESTYATTIRDSKRCRERDFLTKVHDCVEKGGKVLIPVFALGRAQEMCILLETYWERMNLKIPIYFAVGLTEKATTFYKMFITWTNQKIKQTFVHRNMFDFKHIKPFDRAYVDNPGPMVVFATPGMLHSGLSVQIFRKWAPNENNMLIMPGYCVAGTVGHKVISGAKKIEFENRQIVEVKMSVQYMSFSAHADAKGIMQLIQHCEPSKVLLVHGEASKMEFLKKKINQELGKECFMPANGETVSFTTPVSVPVDTSLSLVKKQLFQEGGTSSVTKRKNILHGMLVMNNNKIRLMEPDDAMSELGLVPHQIRFTSTIFIDDPSGAPASRLTDVIFSKIKGMLENRVVQLAPDCSITVASVLIKVDVGEDDTKSICVSWGYQDEELGKNLLPAIKKWADETK